A stretch of the Rosa rugosa chromosome 5, drRosRugo1.1, whole genome shotgun sequence genome encodes the following:
- the LOC133713156 gene encoding uncharacterized protein LOC133713156, whose translation MATPRSLYRTLLRPFSTTTKPSRHFSDPKKEEAKLAELRRYYNLLVLRRDYVKHVKEVRVKSIMEVELMRLEMLRVDEARKEAQNEQTRRLKAEAVRVRAQKREAAKHETEQALLKQKAEKLENLKKKEMLREK comes from the exons ATGGCGACCCCTCGCTCACTCTACCGTACCCTCCTCCGCCCCTTCTCCACAACCACTAAACCCTCTCGCCATTTCTCCGATCCCAAGAAGGAGGAGGCGAAGCTAGCGGAGCTGCGCAGGTACTACAATCTACTGGTGCTGCGCAGAGACTACGTGAAGCATGTGAAGGAGGTCCGCGTCAAGTCCATCATGGAGGTGGAGCTCATGAGGCTCGAGATGCTCCGCGTCGACGAGGCCCGTAAGGAAGCCCAGAATGAGCAGACCAGGAGGCTCAAGGCCGAGGCCGTCAGGGTTCGCGCTCAAAAGCGGGAGGCTGCCAAGCACGAGACGGAACAAGCACTA TTAAAACAGAAAGCAGAAAAGCTTGagaatttgaagaagaaagaaatgcttagggaaaaataa